The segment ACAATGATCACGCGCAGTTCAGGGAGTAATTGCTTGAGGTCGCGGGTCAGACGAATACCATTCAGATCAGGAAGCGAAATATCCACCAGGGCCATGTCAGGATGGAAATCCTTGGCCGCGACCAGCCCATCCCGCCCATTACCGGCTTCAGCAACAACCTCGTAGCGGGAATCCCGCTTCAGGATGGCTTTGAGTCCTTCGCGAAACATTGGGTGATCGTCAATAATCAGGATGCTGATGGTCTCCTTATCCACGCCTCTTCTCCTTGTACGGCACTTTTACAAAAATTCTCGTCCCCTTACCGGGAACAGATGTGATGGAGAACTCCCCATCCAGAAGTTTCGCTCGTTCTTCCATGCTCTGCAACCCCATGCGCCGCTCATCAACGGCTTCGGTCTTGCGCTTGGGGATATCAAATCCATTCCCGTCGTCCTCCACACGCATCAAAATATGCGGGGAGGACGCCACGAGTTTGACCAGAACCGTCTGGGCTCCAGAATGCCGGGCAGCATTGCGAAGTGCCTCCTGAGCCAACCGGTACAAATTAATCTCGATATCGGAGTCCGGCTCAAGGTTGTCCATTCCGGCTGAACTTAGAACAATTTCCATCTCTCTGCCACCGGAAAGCTCCCGGCAGAACTGATCCAATGATTTCACAAGCCCAAGCTGGTCCAGCCCGGAGGGACGCAAATCGTAGGAGAGATTGCGTACCGCCGCAATACAGCCCTGCAGGTTGCGGGATAACTCACCGGCCCGCTTGCGCAATTCGGAGGAAACCCCACTGACCCCATCAAAAAGAGTCTCAGACGAAATCTTCAATGAAGACAGATTCTGTGCCACATTATCGTGCAGGTCTAGAGCGATACGTTGCCGTTCGCTCTCCTGGGCGCGCATCAACTCATGAGTCAGCGTGTGGATACGCATCTCGGATTTCTTGGCCCTGGTCACATCAATGCCCGTCTCCCAGGATTCCCACCCCGGTTCAGGCGATGCGTATTGGACGGTGGACCATTTGATGGTGCGCACCTCGCCCGAGGCTGTCACGACATCCGTCTCCATATCAACAAAGGGTGTACCGTGCATTCGAACAACCTGAGCTCTGTATTCCGGATCAGGATATAGTTTACTCTTAAAATTCGGTGTATTGACAACGTCCTGCGCCGAATATCCCAGCACTCGTTCGCTCTCTCTGTTCCAGAACACGAAATCCCCGTTCTGATCATGGGCATGAATCAAGACCGGCATGGTGTCGATAATCATCCTGTGGCGCCGTTCGCTGTCCCGGAGTTGCAGTTCAACCTGTTCGCGATCTGAAATCTCCTTTTTCAGCTGCCTGTTGGATTCGCCAAGTTCCAGCGTCCGCTCATCGACACGTTGCTCAAGTTCATCCCGAGCACGCTCCAATTCGCGCTCCATATGCCTGCGCTCTGAAATATCGATCAGTGACACCACAACCCGGCCCAAGGTCTTGCGGTCTTCAGGGGCCACGTTGAAATGGACAGCCACTCGGATTATGCGCCCCGTAAGGGTCATGTGGTCCAATTCGCCAGCGTACCTATGTCCGCCATTGGCAAGCAATGCAAACTCGTCACGCGCCACCCGCAATGAATCCTCGGTAAACACTTTGTCCAGGCCACCGAACAGCTCGTCCTTGCTCTGCGCATCCAGCATGTCCAAAGTCGCCTGATTGACGTCGATGATTTTCACCCGACGCACGCACTCCAACAAATCCTCCACGTTCGCGCCGAAGTGTTCATGAAAGTCCTCAACGCCACGCTCACGCAGTTCGTCAAAGAAGGCCTTTACGTCTGAAAGGTCCTCCTCCCACAATGAAATCGGGCTATTATGAAATAGGCTGCGATAACGGTTTTCCTCGCTGGACAGTGCATTCTGCACACGAATGCGTTTGGTGATGTCACGCACATAGGCAGTCGTGTATTCCTCTCCGTCGAGCACCAGCATGTTGAAGACTACTTCGACGGGAATCAATCTTCCGCCGCTGGCCAACAACTGGGACTCGGCCACAAAGGACTGCTCGCGCCGAAGGCGTTCCCACACCTCGGGCCAGTCACTACGTTTGAGCGCATGATCGATATCGAACAGGCTCATGATCCTGAGTTCTCGTGGTGCGTACCCCAGCATCCTCCCGGCAGCGTCGTTCACATAGAAAAACCGCCCCAGAGAATCGATCCAGAACACCGCCTCGGCAGCCTGCTCGATGGAAAACTGGGTAAATCGAAGGAATTTGTGTTCACGCGCCTGGTGCTGCACTCGACTGGAATACTCCAGAGCGGAATTCACAACCTCGTTCAGGCGGGACCGTCCATCCCAAGGCAAATAATCGAATGCACCCTGGCGCATGGCCTCCACGGCGCACTCCATGGCGGGACTTCCGGTCACAACAATCAGCGGAGGAGGAGACTTGCGCATTGCCAGGCTGGCCTGCACGTCGCGCAACGTAATACCGGACATGACCGTATCCGAGATGATCACATCCCACGGCCAACCGATCACTGACCCCAGGTCGTTTCTATCACCCGCGCACACGTATTCGGGTTGATAGCCACCTCTGCGCAGCTCAGCGACGAGAATCTCGGCCCGGTCCAACGACCCGTAAACGAACAAGACCTGTAGTGGTGTCTTCATCAGTCCCCCAACCTCTGCCAGCCCGGCACGAAGCAAGGGCAGACTACACGCCCCGAATAGGGGACGCAACCCGTTGAGCCTCCATGGTTGCTCATGAGAATCAACGGCTTGCGACAACGCTTCAGCCCTCTTGGGGGAAGCGGATTTATTCGGATTCAATCAAAAGAGGCAATCGCATCTCATTGGTGGGATCAAAACCAAAACGGCTGTATACTGACCGGCCTGCCTCGGTGCTATGCAGCGACAGGTGTGACGCACCACATTGCCGGGCAAACTCCACAGCCAGTTCCATGATCTGACGTCCAACCCCCTGCCGCCGATATTCCGGCTCCGTCCACATACTGGACAGGTAGGCATAGGGAGTCTTCAGCGAGAACGGTTTGGGGGGCAAGTGATACAAGCTCAAAGCACCGCAGGCCACCGCCCGTGCTTCGTCTTCGGCCAGCCAGAAGGCAGCATCTCCCCGCGACATGGCAGAAAGAAAGAAGTCCTGATCGGCAGCAGCCAAGGTCTGAGGATCAGTGTCATAAAACGTGGCGAACATCCTGGCTCGCAGCATGGACAAAGTCTTCAGATCATCGGGCCCGCCCCGGCGAATTTCGACCATTGCATCCCCTTCATCGACTTATACGGATCATCAAAAAACCCCGTCGCAACCAACGATGGTTGCGACGGGGCTTGAATTATTCAAATGCACAAAGAATCATCCGAACAGATTTCCCCGGTCATATTCCGCCCACAGGCGTTCCAGCGCCACGGCAGTCAAGGCAGCGCGCTGCACCAGGGACTCAATGACCATGAATTCCTTGGGTGAATGATCTCCTGCGCCGATCGGTCCCATGCCGTCTATGACCGGGCAACCCACGTGGGCGATATAATTGGCATCGGAAACACCGCCACGGAAATCCTCCTTTACGGGGACGTCCAGTCCGGTCCCGGTTTCGCGCACAAAGTCAAACAGTTTGCGGTTTGCGGCGGTCTGTTCCATGGGCGGTCGCCCGGGGATCACCTCGACCTCAAGAGTCGTCCCTAGCACATCGGGCGAAGTGGTCATGGCCGTCACGGCAGCAATCAGACCATCGGCGTCCGAGGCATTCCGATACCGACACTCCACAACAGCTTCGGCGCTAGGTGCGATGGTATTCGGGCCAAGGCCACCAGAAACAAGCCCCACATTCACGGACACGTCGCGCGCAGGATCATTCAAGGCTTCCAAGGCTACTGTCTTATGGGCCAGTTCCAGAATCGCCGTGGGCTTGGGCCCGGACAAATTCCCAGCATGCCCGGCCTGCCCCAGAGCCTTGAGCTTGAAGGTCGTCTTCCCCTTACGCCCTGTCGTGGTCTCACCCTCGAGCCCGGCGCATTCAAAAACCATTGCAAACGCGCTCTTGCGGGCCTCGTCCATCACCAGATCGCGAGACTGGTAGGACCCTGTCTCTTCATCTGAATTAAAGATGAACGCCACAGGCATCTGCTCCAACAGACCGGTTTCGGCAAGGGCCTTCAGGGCATAAATTCCCACGACCAGCCCGCCTTTCATATCCACGATACCGGGACCGATGACGCGCTTCTCACTCCGCTCGAAGCAATCAAAACTCCCGTCGTCGGGAAATACCGTATCCATGTGCCCACAAAACAGCACCTGCCTCGCGTCTGGGGCCAGACTCCGCGCAGCCGCATTGCGGGCCACGAGATTGTCGCCCACTTCACCCTGGACATGGACTTCCACATCAAAGTCCATGTCGTGCATGACCTCGGTCATTACCGCGCCCACAGCGTCCACCCCCGCCTTGTTCGGCGTGTGGGAATTGATGCGCACGATACGCTCCAGCAGCGAAAGCATCTCCGGCTCCCGCTGCTCAAGCCATTCCATGATCTTGGCCGCGGCAGGCGCACTCATCATCTATTCGTCCTTGCCATATTTGTTGAACGCGAAATCCGCATCTTCATTATACAGTTCGGGCACGGCGTCCGGATAGGCGGTTTCCTCACCACTCCAAGGCTTGCGCAGGATGACATTGCCATCCTCGTGGCGAACCAGATTATCGCGATGCAGTGGAATCTTGCCGCCCGCAGCCGCGATATAACGCGGGATGGCATCACCGGAGATATTTCCGTACATGCCCTCGATGATATCCCTGCCCTGCTCCACGGGGACACGCATATGCGTGTACTGGGGATTTCGGTAGGAGCAGTTGAAGACGTAGTAAGGCCGCACATAGGCTTCCTGAATGGTCTCCACCAGCTTCCACATCTTGGGTTTGGAGTCGTTGATGCCACGCATCAACACGGCCTGGTTGAGCACAGCCATGACCCGCTTACTGATATCCTTGAAGGCCTGCTTGGACACGGGAGTAATTTCCTGAGCCGTGTTGATCTGCGTGACCACACGCACCGGTCCCTTGTCGTTGGACTCCTCCAGAATATCGAGAAGTTCGTTGTTCACACGCTGGGGGTGGTTACAGGCACACGGGTACCGAGGCGCTTGATCTTGATGTGATCAATCTCGTCCAGACGGCCCAACAGCCAACGCAGGTTCTCGTTATTCAGCATAAAGGCATCGCCACCGGTAATCAGCACGTCGCGGATTCGATCATTGGCGGCAATATAGTCCAGAGCCTCGCCGTAGGCCTTCTTGGAGAAGGTACGATCGGACTTGCCGATATGAGCAATGCGCAGACAATGCGTACAGTACATGGCGCAGATATTGGTCACCTTGACAGCCACGACCCGTGGATAGAATTGGTCGATCAGGCGCGCGGGGGAATGGTCGGAGGCCACAGGGGGCAGTTCCACGCCCACATTGTCCACCATCTCTGCGGTGGGCACGGCCTGCAGCAATACCGGATCGTTGGCAACACCGGGCTGAATCAGGCTGGCGTAGTAGGGGGTCAAACGCATGCGATATTTTTCGGTAATGCGGGTCACGTCCCGAATGGCATCAGCCGGGAGATCAATACACTTGGCCAGAGTCTCCACGTCGTTGATGGCATTGCCGAGCTGACCACTGAAAGAATTCCAGGTGGCGTCATCCAGATTCAGGGCTTTCTTGATGCGGGCCTGATTCTCCAGAATTTGATCCCACAATTCGATACCGCTGGGAGCCTCTTCGGTTTTGGCGGAGAGATATTCTTCCACACGGGGATTAGCCTGTGCCATTACTTCCAATGCACGGCCCACACGACCGCCCACGGTGACACAATGCTCATCGATCTCTACATGCTTGGAACACAGGGCAAGCAGTTGCTCACGGGAAAAGCCCAGGCCCTCGAAGCCGACGCCGGCTTCACCCTTGGCGTCCTTCAGGGCACTGAAGAACCGGACAATGGGGGCCGTACCCTCGCCTTGTTCAGCCGCTTCGTGCAATTCGGTCAACTTCTCGACCAACCCGGCCGGAGCGTTACCGCCCCCGGAAATCTCCTGCAGCAGATCCTTGGTAAAACCGTCCAGGCCTGCTTGGTTGTCCAGCGCCACGTGAATCCCTCCTAATGTATTATGCATCCGCAATACAGGATGCGAGCTTCTTCTTACCTCGATTCAGAGCCATCTGCATACCTCGTCGCGATGAACTCACTGCCGCCACTCGTCCCATGAACGTTCCGGGCAACACATCAACATCGGCACCAACATGCTCCAAAACAACATGCCCTCCGGCACCGCCACTGGCGACTCTTTTGAAAAGATCGCGCTCCTTCAGGCGTTGTGGAAGTTCATCTCTAGTGCGAACACATTGCCCCTCGACCTTATAATTGAACGTCCCCCAATGAATGTCCAACTCAGCTGCACGATGCTGATCGGGGTAAACGGTGTTCCCGGGGAACCGGTTATCCAGCACAGCCCCAATCTCCAGCGCTGGCAGATTTGCCGCGCCTTCGGGCAACAGGTGCTCCATGGTACAGCAATATTCCATGGTCGTACCCTGTTTACGGGGGTTAACCTCGATGAAAAAAATATTACCTTTGGCATCCACGATATAGTCACAGCCAAAAATGCCTCGGAAACCAAGAGCACCGAGCTTGCGCCCTATGGCGGCAGTATACTCCGCCAGTTGTGTCTGGACGGCAGCGGACAATTGCGAAGGGTAGGTTGAACCTCTGAACTTGTTTCCATCCACGATGGTCATATCAGCCACGCCAGCAACAAAAACATCGTTCTCGTTCCCCACAACCCCCAGCACCGTGGGGTCCCAGACATGGGGCTTGTAGGCGCTGACCAGATATTTCCCGCCCGGGTCCGTAAACTTACACTCGGCGTCCTCGATTCTATGCACGACCTTGGAGGAGACTCCGCCAGCGCTGTAGTCGCAGGAGACGAAGACTCCATGCGGACTGCGCTTGGCAAAATCGGCACAGCACGAGAGCATATCGTCGCGGCCTCGGCAAATCCTGAAATCCACCACAGGGGCAATCTCTTTGAACGTTTCATACTGCCAGGTCTTGTCATTCAGTTGGTGAACCAAGGCGGGGTCCGGCCCCAGCAGGGTGACTCCATCCATCTCCTGAAGCAGAAACTCGGGGCGTGATTCGAACATCCAGACGTAGACCCCGTCCTGTCGTTCACGCAATAGTCGCACCAACGACTTCACATAACGGCTGGCAGAAACATGAGCGACAAAAGGCCCCACGCTCACCCGCTCAGCCTCGCCGCGCTGTGAGATCACGCGCGGGCGTTTGGCCCAGGGGTTGATCACCACCACATTATCATAAGGATATTGGCGCAAAATATCTGGACAGATGCCAATGGGTCTGACTGGTCGTCCAAGTCGGCGCTCAAGCCCCTGGCTGACAAATTCGCTCAGTCCAAAGGCCTTGATCTCACCAATATACAAAAAATAATCAACACCCGACTCCAGCCGGATATTTTCAAAACAGACGTGTTCCATAGGGCCTCTCTAGCTTTGTTCCAACCGTGATATGGACTGCCCGGTCGGAACGCAACCCCGACAGGACAGTGGGGTTGCCCCCCCGGTCCGGTTTTGGCCCAAAGACAAGTACCGGACGCCACTGCATTGGTATTTCACAGTTTTTCATCGATTATCTTCAAATTCAATTGGAGAACGCCCAAGAAGACCCCTTCCAAAGTGGCGTACGGGAGTGCCGATAATCAAATCATCGGCACCAATCAGCTTGAATCATGTATAAAAAAGGGCCAATATTTCAACCCTGCAGACCTCAAAAAATCGACAAATTGGCCGACAAAACGATGCGATCACGATCATTACAAGTTACATTATTCGTATTTCCTCTGCCAAATTTTCACCAAATTGTTCACGATCACACATCAAAATTCACTTCTCATCGCCATGAAAAATGAGTCAACCATCCGCGATCAAAATTTATGCAAGCGACTACACCGCTCTCTCAACACGAGCACTATCCATCCATACATACCACCGCATCCTCTTACATATCACCGAAAAACGTTCGGTAATTCCAACAAACAAGCAATCAAATATCGAGCCAAAGCACTGACGACTAATCCAAATTTATCAGAACAACATTGCTTTTTGGCAACAGATTTGCTAACCATTTTGCTTCAATAGGACGATTTCCACCCGTCATATCCTGCTGTAAACGAAGGATCGTACATGGGGAATCATCCCGGGGGCTTTCCTCGGGACTCTGTTTTAGGCCAGCCCATGGGGGGACGGCCAAAGTTTTTAACAAGGACAGGAGGCTAGAATGCGGAGAACTCTCTCTCTCGTAGCGGTCATGATCCTCGGCCTGGCTCTGTGCGGCTTCGCTCCGGCGCCCGCCCAGGCCAAGACCACTTTCGTGACCATCGGAACCGGCGGCATCACTGGTGTGTATTACCCCACTGGCGGCGCCATCGCCCGTATCGTCAACAAAAAGAAAGACCAGTACGGCATTCGCTGCACCGTTGAATCCACCGGTGGCTCCGTATTCAACGTGAACGCCGTCATGGCCGGCGACCTCGAGTTCGGCGTTGTCCAGTCCGACCGCCAGTACCAGGCCATCAATGGCATGGCTGAATGGGAAGGCAAAGCTCAGAAAAAACTGCGCGCCGTATTCTCCATCCACCCCGAGACCGTGACTCTGGTCGCTGCCGAAGATGCTGGCATCAAGAACATTGCCGACGTCAAAGGCAAAGTTATCAACATCGGTAACCCCGGTTCCGGCCAGCGCCAGAACTCCATCGATGCCCTCGAAGCCGCCGGTATCAATTTCGAAACGGACATCAAGGCTGAAGGTATCAAAGCCGCTGAAGCTCCTGGCCTGTTGCAGGACGGCCGTATTGACGCATTCTTCTACACCGTTGGTCATCCCAACGGCTCCATGAAAGAAGCCACTGCTGGCGCACGCAAGGTTCGCTTCGTGTCCATCACCGGCGCTGGCGTTGACAAGCTCATCAAGGCTAAGCCTTACTACGCCAAGGCTTTTGTTCCTATGAAGAACTACCCCGCTGCTGTGAACAAGGAAGACGTGGACACCTTTGGCGTGAAGGCCACCTTCGTGACCTCCGCCGACGTGCCTGACGAAGTTGTTTACGCCGTGACCAAGGAAGTTTTCGAGAACTTCGAAGACTTCAAGAAGCTGCACCCCGCGTACGCAGTGCTGACCAAGAAGGCCATGCTTGAAGGCCTGTCCGCACCGATTCACCCCGGTGCCATGAAGTATTACAAGGAAGCTGGCCTGATGTAGTTTCCTTTGCGGCCGGACCTTCGGGTTCGGCCGCATCATTTTTTTCGCATTTTTCAGGGGGCACACCCCATTTGAGCGCGATGCATGGGTATGGGTAGATGCACCGCCCACCAGTTTACATTCACAGGCTACACCACAATCCGGAGCGTCCAGATTCCATGGAAAAGGTAAAAAAACACTCCAAGGATAAGAAAGCATCCTACGAGGATAACGACATCAAGGGCGTCGAATACGCCAAGGAGTTGGCCGAGGCCGAACACGGTCTCCAAGGTGAAGCCGCAGGCATCACCGCCAACCTGACCATGCTGGTGGCCATTACATGGTCCCTGTTCCAACTTTCCATTGCCAGCTGGTTGCTTATCGACACCGTCTTCATCCGAGCCATTCACCTGGCCTTCGGCATGTTCCTCATCTTCCTGAACATTCCAATGTTCAAGTTCACCCCGACATGGAGGCCGGACCTAAGGTTCTTCCTGGCCATGCACCGGGTCACTATCCTTGACTACATCCTAGGAATTCTGGCGGTCATCACAGCACTCTACATTTTTATTGATTATGATGGCATTGCCACGCGTTATGGGCAGCCCACCACACGAGACATCGTGATG is part of the Desulfovibrio ferrophilus genome and harbors:
- a CDS encoding PAS domain S-box protein, which gives rise to MKTPLQVLFVYGSLDRAEILVAELRRGGYQPEYVCAGDRNDLGSVIGWPWDVIISDTVMSGITLRDVQASLAMRKSPPPLIVVTGSPAMECAVEAMRQGAFDYLPWDGRSRLNEVVNSALEYSSRVQHQAREHKFLRFTQFSIEQAAEAVFWIDSLGRFFYVNDAAGRMLGYAPRELRIMSLFDIDHALKRSDWPEVWERLRREQSFVAESQLLASGGRLIPVEVVFNMLVLDGEEYTTAYVRDITKRIRVQNALSSEENRYRSLFHNSPISLWEEDLSDVKAFFDELRERGVEDFHEHFGANVEDLLECVRRVKIIDVNQATLDMLDAQSKDELFGGLDKVFTEDSLRVARDEFALLANGGHRYAGELDHMTLTGRIIRVAVHFNVAPEDRKTLGRVVVSLIDISERRHMERELERARDELEQRVDERTLELGESNRQLKKEISDREQVELQLRDSERRHRMIIDTMPVLIHAHDQNGDFVFWNRESERVLGYSAQDVVNTPNFKSKLYPDPEYRAQVVRMHGTPFVDMETDVVTASGEVRTIKWSTVQYASPEPGWESWETGIDVTRAKKSEMRIHTLTHELMRAQESERQRIALDLHDNVAQNLSSLKISSETLFDGVSGVSSELRKRAGELSRNLQGCIAAVRNLSYDLRPSGLDQLGLVKSLDQFCRELSGGREMEIVLSSAGMDNLEPDSDIEINLYRLAQEALRNAARHSGAQTVLVKLVASSPHILMRVEDDGNGFDIPKRKTEAVDERRMGLQSMEERAKLLDGEFSITSVPGKGTRIFVKVPYKEKRRG
- a CDS encoding GNAT family N-acetyltransferase, encoding MVEIRRGGPDDLKTLSMLRARMFATFYDTDPQTLAAADQDFFLSAMSRGDAAFWLAEDEARAVACGALSLYHLPPKPFSLKTPYAYLSSMWTEPEYRRQGVGRQIMELAVEFARQCGASHLSLHSTEAGRSVYSRFGFDPTNEMRLPLLIESE
- a CDS encoding M20 family metallopeptidase; translation: MMSAPAAAKIMEWLEQREPEMLSLLERIVRINSHTPNKAGVDAVGAVMTEVMHDMDFDVEVHVQGEVGDNLVARNAAARSLAPDARQVLFCGHMDTVFPDDGSFDCFERSEKRVIGPGIVDMKGGLVVGIYALKALAETGLLEQMPVAFIFNSDEETGSYQSRDLVMDEARKSAFAMVFECAGLEGETTTGRKGKTTFKLKALGQAGHAGNLSGPKPTAILELAHKTVALEALNDPARDVSVNVGLVSGGLGPNTIAPSAEAVVECRYRNASDADGLIAAVTAMTTSPDVLGTTLEVEVIPGRPPMEQTAANRKLFDFVRETGTGLDVPVKEDFRGGVSDANYIAHVGCPVIDGMGPIGAGDHSPKEFMVIESLVQRAALTAVALERLWAEYDRGNLFG
- a CDS encoding KamA family radical SAM protein, encoding MALDNQAGLDGFTKDLLQEISGGGNAPAGLVEKLTELHEAAEQGEGTAPIVRFFSALKDAKGEAGVGFEGLGFSREQLLALCSKHVEIDEHCVTVGGRVGRALEVMAQANPRVEEYLSAKTEEAPSGIELWDQILENQARIKKALNLDDATWNSFSGQLGNAINDVETLAKCIDLPADAIRDVTRITEKYRMRLTPYYASLIQPGVANDPVLLQAVPTAEMVDNVGVELPPVASDHSPARLIDQFYPRVVAVKVTNICAMYCTHCLRIAHIGKSDRTFSKKAYGEALDYIAANDRIRDVLITGGDAFMLNNENLRWLLGRLDEIDHIKIKRLGTRVPVTTPSV
- a CDS encoding TAXI family TRAP transporter solute-binding subunit gives rise to the protein MRRTLSLVAVMILGLALCGFAPAPAQAKTTFVTIGTGGITGVYYPTGGAIARIVNKKKDQYGIRCTVESTGGSVFNVNAVMAGDLEFGVVQSDRQYQAINGMAEWEGKAQKKLRAVFSIHPETVTLVAAEDAGIKNIADVKGKVINIGNPGSGQRQNSIDALEAAGINFETDIKAEGIKAAEAPGLLQDGRIDAFFYTVGHPNGSMKEATAGARKVRFVSITGAGVDKLIKAKPYYAKAFVPMKNYPAAVNKEDVDTFGVKATFVTSADVPDEVVYAVTKEVFENFEDFKKLHPAYAVLTKKAMLEGLSAPIHPGAMKYYKEAGLM